One window from the genome of Mycolicibacterium gadium encodes:
- a CDS encoding VWA domain-containing protein, with protein sequence MNVPLLGPVSLTGFSHIWWLLFFALVVLGLAGLYFYAQRARRRRLQQFANTELLDSVAPKRPSVWRHVPAALLGVALLFCTIALAGPTFDQRLPRNRAVVMLAIDVSQSMLATDVEPDRLTAAKEASKRFVDELTPGINLGVIAYAGTATVLVSPTTNRDASRRAIDNLQVSDRTATGEAIFTALSSISTVGAVIGGGDTPPPARIVLFSDGKETVPSNPDNPKGAFTAARTAKDQGVPISTISFGTEHGEVEVNDEKVPVPVDDEMMKKIAQLSGGESYTAANIEELNKVYGTLQDQIGYETVRGEATTGWLRLAALAAAAAAVASLLINRRLPL encoded by the coding sequence ATGAACGTTCCACTGCTGGGGCCGGTTTCCCTCACAGGCTTTTCCCACATCTGGTGGCTGCTGTTCTTCGCTCTCGTCGTGCTGGGCCTGGCCGGGCTGTACTTCTATGCCCAACGCGCAAGGCGCAGGCGCCTGCAGCAGTTCGCCAACACCGAGCTGCTGGACAGCGTGGCGCCCAAACGGCCGAGCGTGTGGCGTCACGTGCCCGCGGCGCTGCTCGGTGTCGCGTTGTTGTTCTGCACGATCGCGCTGGCCGGGCCGACATTCGACCAGCGACTGCCACGCAACCGCGCGGTCGTGATGCTGGCCATCGACGTATCGCAGTCGATGCTGGCCACCGATGTCGAGCCCGACCGGCTGACTGCCGCCAAAGAGGCGTCCAAACGGTTCGTCGACGAGCTCACTCCGGGCATCAACCTCGGCGTGATCGCGTACGCCGGCACCGCCACAGTGCTGGTTTCGCCGACCACGAACCGCGACGCCAGCCGGCGCGCCATCGACAACCTGCAGGTGTCCGATCGCACCGCCACCGGCGAAGCGATCTTCACCGCACTGTCGTCGATCTCCACGGTGGGCGCCGTGATCGGCGGCGGCGACACGCCGCCGCCCGCGCGCATCGTGCTGTTCTCCGACGGCAAGGAGACCGTGCCGTCGAACCCCGACAACCCGAAGGGCGCATTCACCGCGGCCCGCACCGCCAAGGACCAGGGTGTGCCCATCTCGACGATCTCCTTCGGCACCGAGCACGGCGAGGTGGAGGTCAACGACGAGAAGGTTCCGGTACCCGTCGACGACGAGATGATGAAGAAGATCGCTCAACTCTCCGGCGGTGAGTCCTACACCGCGGCCAACATCGAGGAACTGAACAAGGTCTACGGGACGCTGCAGGATCAGATCGGCTACGAGACGGTCCGCGGTGAGGCCACCACCGGCTGGCTGCGGCTTGCCGCGCTGGCGGCCGCCGCCGCGGCGGTCGCGAGCTTGTTGATCAACCGCAGGCTGCCACTCTGA
- a CDS encoding DUF58 domain-containing protein encodes MTSTPGGPTRRVDLPSLKRGEIRDPALTAALRKLELTVRRKLDGVLHGDHLGLLPGPGSEPGESRLYQPGDDVRRMDWSVTARTTHPHVRQMIADRELETWLVVDVSASLDFGTVGCEKRDLAVAAAAAITFLNSGGGNRIGAIIANGDTVRRVPALSGRMHEQEMLRAIATMPKAPAGVRGDLAAAIDALRRPERRRGMAVIISDFLGPINWMRPLRAIAGRHEVLGIEVLDPRDVELPPVGDVILQDTETGRTREFTIDEQLREDFAKAAAAHRAEVARTLRRCDAPLLSLRTDRDWIADVVRFVATRRLALAGRA; translated from the coding sequence GTGACTTCAACACCGGGCGGCCCCACGAGGCGAGTCGATCTGCCGTCGCTCAAGCGGGGGGAGATCCGTGATCCCGCGCTGACGGCCGCGCTGCGCAAGCTCGAATTGACCGTGCGCCGCAAACTCGACGGCGTGCTGCACGGCGATCACCTCGGCCTGCTGCCCGGGCCGGGTTCCGAACCCGGCGAGTCGCGGCTGTACCAACCCGGTGACGACGTGCGCCGGATGGACTGGTCGGTCACGGCCCGCACCACGCATCCGCACGTCCGCCAGATGATCGCCGACCGCGAGCTAGAGACCTGGCTGGTCGTCGACGTCTCGGCGAGCCTGGACTTCGGCACCGTCGGATGCGAGAAACGCGACCTGGCGGTCGCCGCGGCCGCCGCGATCACGTTCCTCAACAGCGGTGGCGGCAACCGGATCGGGGCCATCATCGCCAACGGCGACACCGTGCGACGCGTGCCCGCGCTGTCGGGTCGCATGCACGAGCAGGAGATGCTGCGCGCCATCGCCACGATGCCGAAGGCGCCCGCGGGGGTCCGCGGTGATCTGGCCGCCGCCATCGACGCGCTGCGCAGGCCCGAACGCCGGCGCGGCATGGCGGTCATCATCAGCGACTTCCTCGGTCCCATCAATTGGATGCGCCCATTGCGGGCCATCGCGGGTCGACACGAGGTGCTCGGCATCGAGGTGCTCGACCCGCGCGACGTGGAACTGCCGCCCGTCGGCGACGTCATCCTGCAGGACACCGAGACCGGCCGGACCCGCGAGTTCACCATCGACGAGCAGCTGCGCGAGGACTTCGCGAAGGCTGCGGCGGCGCACCGCGCCGAGGTGGCGCGCACGCTGCGACGCTGTGATGCACCGCTGCTGTCGCTGCGTACCGACCGGGACTGGATCGCCGACGTGGTTCGGTTCGTCGCAACCCGCCGCTTGGCCCTGGCAGGCCGCGCCTAA
- the moxR1 gene encoding chaperone MoxR1 translates to MTSPSGSPQGAGGFPGQGPAGQGPAQGYPPPQAGSHAAPTNNGGLQQEVHTLERAIFEVKRIIVGQDQLVERMLVGLLAKGHVLLEGVPGVAKTLAVETFAKVVGGTFARIQFTPDLVPTDIVGTRIYRQGKEEFDIELGPVVVNFLLADEINRAPAKVQSALLEVMAERKISIGGKTFPLPAPFLVMATQNPIEQEGVYALPEAQRDRFLFKLNIDYPTPEEEREIIYRMGVKPPEPKQVLGPGDLLRLQDVAANNFVHHALVDYVVRVVTATREPEKFGMPDAKAWIAYGASPRASLGIIAASRALALVRGRDYVVPQDVVEVIPDVLRHRLVLTYDALADEISSETVINRILQTVGLPQVNAIPQQGHSVPPVMPAAAAAASGR, encoded by the coding sequence ATGACGTCACCGAGTGGGTCGCCGCAGGGCGCTGGAGGGTTCCCTGGACAGGGCCCGGCCGGGCAGGGCCCCGCGCAGGGTTACCCCCCTCCTCAGGCTGGATCGCACGCGGCGCCGACCAACAACGGGGGCCTCCAACAAGAGGTACACACCCTCGAGCGAGCCATCTTCGAGGTCAAGCGGATCATCGTGGGCCAGGACCAGCTCGTCGAGCGCATGCTGGTCGGTCTGCTCGCCAAGGGTCACGTACTGCTCGAAGGCGTGCCGGGTGTCGCGAAGACGCTGGCAGTCGAGACCTTCGCCAAGGTCGTGGGCGGCACCTTCGCACGCATCCAGTTCACCCCTGACCTAGTGCCCACCGACATCGTCGGTACTCGCATCTACCGCCAGGGCAAGGAGGAGTTCGACATCGAGCTCGGCCCGGTGGTCGTCAACTTCCTGCTCGCCGACGAGATCAACCGCGCACCCGCCAAGGTGCAGTCCGCGTTGCTCGAGGTCATGGCCGAGCGCAAGATTTCGATCGGCGGCAAGACCTTCCCGCTACCCGCACCGTTCCTGGTGATGGCCACGCAGAACCCGATCGAGCAGGAGGGCGTGTACGCGCTCCCGGAGGCGCAGCGCGACCGCTTCCTGTTCAAGCTCAACATCGACTACCCGACGCCCGAGGAAGAGCGCGAGATCATCTACCGGATGGGTGTGAAGCCGCCGGAGCCCAAGCAGGTGCTCGGCCCCGGCGACCTGCTCCGTCTGCAGGATGTCGCGGCGAACAACTTCGTGCATCACGCCCTCGTGGACTATGTGGTGCGCGTCGTCACCGCGACCCGCGAGCCGGAGAAGTTCGGCATGCCCGACGCGAAGGCGTGGATCGCCTACGGAGCGTCACCGCGTGCCTCGCTCGGCATCATCGCGGCGTCCCGCGCGCTCGCGCTGGTGCGTGGGCGTGACTACGTCGTTCCACAGGACGTCGTCGAGGTCATCCCGGATGTGCTGCGGCACCGCCTCGTGCTGACGTACGACGCACTGGCCGACGAGATCTCCTCCGAGACGGTGATCAACCGAATTCTGCAGACCGTCGGCCTGCCGCAGGTGAATGCCATTCCGCAGCAAGGTCATTCGGTGCCGCCCGTCATGCCCGCCGCCGCGGCTGCGGCCAGCGGTCGGTGA
- the ripB gene encoding NlpC/P60 family peptidoglycan endopeptidase RipB: MVAALAVAVGAAMPATAAPDDGQWDPTLPKILSAGAPGDPLSIANASLAATAQATEATMDLGRKFLATLGFGPPPTAGVAPGRVRGPQAIEYVIRRGGSQIGTPYSWGGGKPTGPSTGVDSGANIVGYDCSGFTQFSFAGVGVLIPKYSGDQYNTGRKVPTSQAKRGDLLFWGPGGSQHVAIYLGGGKMLESGGTAGGVGVSQVRTAGLQPYVARIIES; encoded by the coding sequence ATGGTCGCGGCACTTGCCGTGGCCGTTGGCGCGGCGATGCCCGCCACCGCAGCCCCCGACGACGGCCAATGGGATCCCACCCTGCCCAAGATCCTCAGCGCGGGCGCACCGGGCGATCCGCTGTCCATCGCCAACGCATCGCTGGCGGCGACCGCCCAGGCCACCGAGGCCACGATGGACCTCGGCCGCAAGTTCCTGGCCACGCTCGGGTTCGGCCCGCCGCCCACGGCGGGCGTGGCCCCCGGCCGGGTACGCGGACCGCAAGCCATCGAGTACGTCATCCGGCGCGGCGGCTCGCAGATCGGAACCCCGTACTCCTGGGGCGGCGGAAAGCCGACCGGCCCGAGCACCGGCGTCGACTCCGGTGCCAACATCGTCGGCTACGACTGCTCGGGTTTCACCCAGTTCTCGTTCGCCGGCGTCGGTGTGCTCATCCCGAAGTATTCGGGCGATCAGTACAACACCGGCCGCAAGGTCCCCACGAGCCAGGCCAAGCGCGGCGATCTGCTGTTCTGGGGGCCTGGCGGCAGCCAGCACGTCGCGATCTACCTCGGCGGCGGCAAGATGCTGGAGTCCGGGGGCACCGCGGGCGGGGTTGGCGTGAGCCAAGTGCGTACCGCAGGCCTGCAGCCGTACGTCGCGCGAATTATCGAAAGCTGA
- a CDS encoding Rv1476 family membrane protein: MIGPQVLPLLPAYIPTDICGPVGKDPATTLVDECMNLVIADIKDTGVSAAPTPENEGLADVVAEAKQQGIDLKIVVVDRNPPIDTPLRDIATEVGEAYPGSTVLVLSPTESGSFSTTYDRMTLEAGQDVAEGRGSVQGSKNFVSELTNQHFPWTTFTIVVVLAVIAAVVATRMLQNRAKRQNT, translated from the coding sequence GTGATCGGACCGCAAGTCTTGCCGTTGTTGCCGGCCTACATCCCGACCGACATCTGTGGGCCGGTCGGAAAGGATCCCGCGACCACGCTCGTCGACGAGTGTATGAACCTCGTGATCGCCGACATCAAGGACACCGGTGTGAGCGCCGCGCCGACGCCGGAGAACGAAGGCCTGGCCGACGTCGTCGCCGAGGCCAAGCAACAGGGGATCGACCTCAAGATCGTCGTGGTCGATCGCAACCCGCCGATCGACACGCCGTTGCGCGATATCGCCACCGAGGTGGGGGAGGCATACCCGGGTTCGACGGTATTGGTGCTCAGCCCGACGGAGTCGGGTTCGTTCAGCACGACCTACGACCGGATGACGCTGGAGGCGGGCCAGGACGTCGCCGAAGGCCGCGGTTCGGTGCAGGGTTCGAAGAATTTCGTCAGCGAACTGACCAATCAACATTTCCCTTGGACGACATTCACGATCGTGGTGGTACTAGCAGTGATCGCCGCCGTCGTGGCAACGCGAATGTTGCAAAATCGCGCCAAACGCCAGAACACGTAA
- the inhA gene encoding NADH-dependent enoyl-ACP reductase InhA, which translates to MTLLQGKRILVTGIITDSSIAFHIAKVAQEAGAELVLTGFDRMKLIQRIADRLPAKAPLLELDVQNEQHLDTLADRVTEALGDGNKLDGVVHSIGYMPQTGMGINPFFDAPYEDVAKGIHISAYSYASLAKAVLPIMNPGGAIVGMDFDPTRAMPAYNWMTVAKSALESVNRFVAREAGPHGVRSNLVAAGPIRTLAMSAIVGGALGEEAGAQMKLLEEGWDQRAPIGWNMKDPTPVAKTVCALLSDWLPATTGTIVYADGGASTQLL; encoded by the coding sequence ATGACACTTCTGCAAGGCAAGCGAATCCTCGTCACGGGGATCATCACCGACTCTTCGATCGCGTTCCACATCGCCAAGGTCGCCCAGGAGGCGGGCGCCGAGCTGGTGCTCACCGGCTTCGACCGGATGAAGCTGATCCAGCGCATCGCCGACCGACTTCCGGCGAAGGCGCCGCTGCTCGAGCTCGACGTGCAGAACGAGCAGCATCTGGACACCTTGGCCGACCGGGTGACCGAGGCGCTCGGCGACGGCAACAAGCTCGACGGCGTCGTGCACTCGATCGGCTACATGCCGCAGACCGGCATGGGCATCAACCCGTTCTTCGACGCGCCGTACGAGGACGTCGCCAAGGGCATTCACATCTCCGCCTACTCGTACGCGTCGCTGGCGAAAGCGGTGCTGCCGATCATGAATCCGGGTGGCGCGATCGTGGGCATGGACTTCGACCCGACCCGCGCGATGCCCGCCTACAACTGGATGACGGTCGCCAAGAGCGCGCTGGAGTCCGTCAACCGATTCGTCGCACGCGAGGCCGGCCCGCACGGCGTCCGTTCCAATCTCGTTGCCGCCGGCCCGATCCGCACGCTGGCGATGAGCGCCATCGTCGGCGGCGCGCTCGGTGAGGAAGCCGGTGCGCAGATGAAGCTGCTCGAGGAGGGCTGGGACCAGCGCGCACCCATCGGGTGGAACATGAAGGATCCGACCCCCGTCGCCAAGACCGTCTGCGCTCTGCTGTCGGACTGGCTGCCCGCGACCACCGGCACGATCGTCTACGCCGACGGCGGCGCCAGCACACAATTGCTGTAA
- the fabG1 gene encoding 3-oxoacyl-ACP reductase FabG1 yields MTVTDDSADTAGQTAGGRPPFVSRSVLVTGGNRGIGLAIARRLAADGHKVAVTHRGSGAPEGLFGVVCDVTDNEAVDRAFKEVEEHQGPVEVLVSNAGISKDAFLIRMTEERFEEVINANLTGAFRVAQRASRSMQRKRFGRIIFIGSVSGSWGIGNQANYAAAKAGLIGMARSISRELSKAGVTANVVAPGYIDTEMTRSLDERIQEGALDFIPAKRVGTAEEVAGAVSFLASEDASYIAGAVIPVDGGMGMGH; encoded by the coding sequence ATGACTGTGACCGATGACTCGGCCGACACCGCCGGCCAAACGGCTGGTGGCCGTCCGCCTTTCGTGTCGCGTTCGGTGCTGGTGACCGGAGGGAACCGCGGTATCGGTCTCGCGATCGCTCGGCGCCTCGCGGCAGACGGCCACAAAGTGGCCGTCACGCACCGCGGATCGGGAGCACCAGAGGGTCTGTTCGGTGTCGTGTGCGACGTCACCGACAACGAAGCCGTCGACCGCGCCTTCAAGGAGGTCGAGGAGCATCAGGGTCCGGTCGAAGTACTGGTGTCCAACGCCGGAATCTCCAAGGACGCATTCCTCATCCGCATGACTGAGGAGCGCTTCGAAGAGGTCATCAACGCCAACCTGACCGGCGCGTTCCGGGTTGCGCAACGGGCGTCGCGCAGTATGCAGCGCAAACGCTTCGGACGGATCATCTTCATCGGCTCGGTGTCCGGCAGCTGGGGCATCGGCAACCAGGCCAATTACGCCGCGGCCAAGGCCGGTCTGATCGGCATGGCCCGCTCCATTTCGCGGGAGCTGTCGAAAGCCGGCGTTACCGCCAACGTGGTGGCCCCCGGCTACATCGACACCGAGATGACCCGCTCGCTCGACGAGCGGATCCAGGAGGGCGCGCTCGATTTCATTCCGGCCAAGCGGGTCGGGACGGCCGAGGAGGTCGCCGGGGCGGTCAGCTTCCTGGCGTCCGAGGACGCGAGCTATATCGCCGGCGCGGTGATCCCGGTCGACGGCGGCATGGGCATGGGCCACTAG
- a CDS encoding VWA domain-containing protein, whose protein sequence is MTLPILGPITLSGFEHAWFFLFLLVVLGIVALYIFVQLARHRRMLRFANMELLESVAPQRPTRKRHLPAILLVIALVLLTVAMAGPTHDVRIPRNRAVVMLVMDVSQSMRATDVSPNRMAAAQEASKQFAEELTPGINLGLIAYAGTATVLVSPTTGREATKAAIDKLQFADRTATGEGIFTALQAIATVGAVIGGGDEPPPARIVLFSDGKETVPSNPDNPKGAFTAARTAKDQGVPISTISFGTPYGYVEINDQRQPVPVDDDMLKEIADLSGGEAFTASSLEQLRQVYANLQQQIGYETIKGDASVGWLRLGALALALAALSALLINRRLPN, encoded by the coding sequence ATGACATTACCGATACTTGGACCGATCACGCTTTCGGGGTTCGAGCACGCGTGGTTCTTTCTTTTCCTGCTCGTCGTGCTGGGCATCGTCGCGCTGTACATCTTCGTGCAGCTGGCCCGGCACCGCCGCATGCTGCGGTTCGCCAATATGGAATTGCTGGAAAGCGTTGCACCTCAACGGCCTACGCGTAAGCGGCACCTGCCCGCGATTCTGCTCGTCATCGCCCTCGTCTTGCTCACGGTCGCGATGGCCGGCCCCACACACGATGTCCGCATTCCGCGCAACCGCGCGGTGGTGATGCTGGTGATGGACGTATCGCAGTCGATGCGCGCCACCGACGTGTCGCCGAACCGCATGGCGGCCGCGCAGGAGGCGTCCAAGCAGTTCGCCGAAGAGCTCACTCCCGGAATCAATCTCGGGCTTATCGCGTACGCCGGCACGGCGACCGTGCTGGTCTCACCGACGACCGGCCGCGAGGCCACCAAGGCCGCGATCGACAAGCTGCAGTTCGCCGACCGCACCGCCACCGGCGAAGGTATCTTCACCGCTTTGCAGGCGATCGCCACCGTCGGCGCGGTGATCGGCGGCGGCGACGAACCACCGCCCGCGCGCATCGTGCTGTTCTCCGACGGCAAGGAGACGGTGCCGTCGAACCCGGACAACCCCAAGGGCGCCTTCACCGCGGCCCGCACCGCCAAGGACCAGGGCGTGCCGATCTCGACCATTTCGTTCGGCACGCCGTACGGCTACGTCGAGATCAACGACCAGCGGCAGCCGGTGCCCGTGGACGACGACATGCTCAAGGAGATCGCCGATCTGTCCGGCGGTGAGGCGTTCACCGCGTCCAGCCTCGAACAGCTGCGCCAGGTGTACGCGAACCTGCAGCAGCAGATCGGCTACGAAACGATCAAGGGCGATGCGAGTGTGGGCTGGCTGCGTCTGGGTGCGCTGGCGCTGGCGCTGGCCGCATTGTCGGCGCTGCTCATCAACCGTCGTCTGCCGAATTAG
- the ripA gene encoding NlpC/P60 family peptidoglycan endopeptidase RipA has product MRRTPSASASRLCTRFCAIPLTVGMLLVTPGLAVSQPAGPDSVGSLVAAVANVNQKLQDLGAAIQEKQESVNKAILDVQTARDAAAAAKVELDTSAQRVRDANAAIEAAQARFDTFAVATYVNGPSSSYLTAKDPGDILNTATTGETLAVSTQRVISDLQRARTEQVNKESAARLAKQNADQALVDAEASQQTAVSALTEAQQTFRTQQAELDKLAAERDAAQAKLEQARRYSAPAAEAPARPVAAQTGPSSNPAGNWDSAPQQADTATGKWATGWDPTLPAIPSAFVSGDPIAIINTILGYASTSAQVTQQMGRNFLQKLGLLPTPTGYTNGGAIPRVYGRQATEYVIQRAMSQRGVPYSWGGGNAAGKSLGIDSGAGTVGFDCSGLMLYAFAGVGIKLDHYSGSQYNAGRKIPSSQARRGDMLFWGPNASQHVALYLGDGQMLEAPYTGSVVKVSPVRTSGMTPYATRLIEW; this is encoded by the coding sequence ATGAGACGCACGCCTAGCGCCTCTGCTTCGCGCCTTTGCACACGGTTCTGTGCGATACCGCTCACCGTCGGGATGCTGCTTGTCACACCGGGTTTGGCCGTTTCGCAGCCCGCCGGCCCGGATAGCGTGGGCTCGCTCGTCGCTGCCGTCGCCAACGTCAACCAGAAGCTGCAGGATCTCGGGGCGGCGATCCAGGAGAAGCAGGAAAGCGTCAACAAGGCGATCCTCGACGTGCAGACCGCACGTGATGCGGCCGCGGCCGCGAAGGTCGAACTCGACACCAGCGCGCAGCGCGTCAGGGACGCCAACGCCGCGATTGAAGCGGCGCAGGCTCGCTTCGACACCTTCGCCGTCGCAACGTATGTCAACGGGCCGTCGAGTTCGTACCTGACCGCGAAAGACCCCGGCGACATCCTCAATACCGCCACCACCGGCGAGACGTTGGCGGTGAGCACTCAGCGGGTGATCAGCGATCTGCAGCGCGCGCGCACAGAGCAGGTGAACAAGGAGTCGGCCGCGCGGCTGGCGAAGCAGAACGCGGATCAGGCGCTCGTGGACGCGGAGGCCAGCCAGCAGACCGCGGTGTCCGCACTCACCGAAGCCCAGCAGACCTTCCGGACCCAGCAGGCCGAGCTCGACAAGCTGGCGGCCGAACGCGACGCCGCGCAAGCCAAGCTCGAACAGGCGCGCCGGTATTCGGCGCCCGCCGCAGAAGCTCCGGCCCGCCCGGTTGCCGCGCAGACGGGGCCGTCGTCGAACCCCGCCGGAAACTGGGACAGCGCACCACAGCAGGCGGACACGGCCACCGGCAAGTGGGCCACGGGGTGGGATCCGACCCTGCCCGCGATTCCCAGCGCTTTCGTCAGCGGTGATCCGATCGCGATCATCAACACGATCCTCGGTTATGCGTCGACCTCGGCGCAGGTCACCCAGCAGATGGGGCGGAACTTCCTGCAGAAGCTGGGTCTGCTGCCCACGCCGACCGGCTACACCAACGGGGGCGCGATACCCCGGGTGTACGGCCGGCAGGCCACCGAGTACGTGATCCAGCGCGCCATGTCACAGCGCGGGGTGCCCTACTCGTGGGGCGGCGGAAACGCCGCAGGCAAGAGCCTTGGCATCGATTCCGGCGCAGGAACAGTCGGATTCGACTGTTCGGGCCTCATGCTCTACGCATTCGCCGGCGTCGGCATCAAGCTCGATCACTACTCGGGTTCGCAGTACAACGCGGGCCGCAAGATCCCGTCGTCACAGGCCCGGCGCGGCGACATGCTCTTCTGGGGCCCCAACGCCAGCCAACACGTCGCCCTCTACCTCGGCGACGGTCAGATGCTCGAGGCGCCCTACACCGGCTCGGTCGTGAAGGTCTCGCCGGTCCGCACGAGCGGAATGACCCCGTACGCAACCCGTCTCATCGAGTGGTGA
- a CDS encoding ferrochelatase translates to MDNSGFDAVLLLSFGGPEGPDQVMPFLENVTRGRGIPPERLASVAEHYQHFGGVSPINGINRALIDELRGLIDLPVYFGNRNWEPYVEDAVAVMASDGVRNAAVFATSAWGGYSGCTQYVEDIARARQAAGVNAPRLVKLRQYYDHPLFVKMFSDAITAAAQTVPDHARLVFTAHSIPLASSSRCGTDLYARQVAHAAKLVAAAAGYDDYDQVWQSRSGPPQVPWLEPDIGDHLAALVEAGTDAVIVCPIGFVADHIEVVWDLDHELRLQAQDSRIAFARASTPNAHLAHVVADLLDELRNDRDPVRVPDPESPPLQGFSIDGVVCTPQCVSR, encoded by the coding sequence ATGGACAACTCGGGTTTCGACGCCGTCCTGCTGCTGTCGTTCGGTGGGCCGGAGGGGCCGGACCAGGTGATGCCGTTCCTCGAGAACGTCACCAGGGGCCGGGGGATACCACCCGAGCGGCTGGCTTCCGTTGCCGAGCACTACCAGCATTTCGGTGGCGTGTCACCGATCAACGGCATCAACCGCGCACTGATCGACGAGTTGCGCGGTCTGATCGACCTGCCGGTCTACTTCGGCAACCGGAACTGGGAGCCCTACGTCGAAGACGCCGTTGCGGTGATGGCGTCCGACGGCGTGCGCAACGCCGCCGTCTTCGCGACCTCGGCCTGGGGCGGCTACTCGGGTTGCACCCAGTACGTCGAGGACATCGCGAGGGCCAGGCAGGCCGCGGGTGTGAATGCGCCGCGGCTGGTGAAACTGCGTCAGTATTACGACCATCCGCTGTTCGTGAAGATGTTCAGCGACGCGATCACCGCCGCTGCGCAGACGGTGCCCGACCATGCGCGGTTGGTGTTCACCGCCCATTCCATTCCACTGGCCAGCAGTTCTCGTTGTGGCACAGACCTTTACGCGCGACAGGTCGCGCACGCCGCCAAGCTCGTCGCGGCCGCGGCGGGATACGACGACTACGACCAGGTCTGGCAGTCGCGCTCGGGGCCACCACAGGTACCCTGGCTGGAACCCGACATCGGCGATCACCTCGCCGCGCTCGTCGAGGCCGGGACGGATGCGGTGATCGTATGCCCGATCGGCTTCGTCGCGGATCACATCGAGGTGGTGTGGGATCTGGACCACGAACTCAGGCTGCAGGCGCAAGACTCGCGCATCGCGTTCGCCAGGGCTTCGACGCCGAACGCGCACCTCGCGCATGTGGTGGCCGATCTCCTCGACGAACTGCGCAACGACCGCGATCCCGTTCGGGTGCCGGATCCGGAATCCCCGCCGCTACAGGGCTTCTCGATTGACGGGGTGGTTTGCACACCTCAGTGCGTTAGCAGGTAG